From Musa acuminata AAA Group cultivar baxijiao chromosome BXJ3-8, Cavendish_Baxijiao_AAA, whole genome shotgun sequence, one genomic window encodes:
- the LOC103993446 gene encoding uncharacterized protein LOC103993446, giving the protein MRASESDMRDGYQQSRLLYELCALLLAALPLSPAAPEAGVPAPGSRAARRAQVSPAGFVAFLLGASLAMILCGSVTFLIGFLLMPLVIGFLMLLYVVGIFSNLSGLWRAIHCPRSSSSPKEVSDPLFSKLPTI; this is encoded by the exons ATGCGTGCTTCTGAGTCCGATATGCGTGACGGCTACCAGCAATCCCGGCTACTCTACGAGCTCTGCGCCCTCCTCCTCGCCGCCCTTCCCCTCTCCCCGGCCGCTCCGGAGGCCGGCGTGCCGGCTCCTGGGTCCCGCGCCGCGAGGCGAGCCCAGGTGTCGCCGGCGGGGTTCGTGGCGTTCCTCCTCGGGGCGTCGCTGGCGATGATTCTTTGTGGGTCCGTGACTTTCTTGATCGGGTTCTTGTTGATGCCCTTGGTGATCGGTTTCTTGATGCTACTATATGTCGTGGGCATCTTCTCCAATTTGTCCGGCTTGTGGAGGGCGATCCATTGTCCGAGATCCTCCTCGAGCCCTAAGGAAGTATCAG ATCCTCTCTTTTCCAAGCTTCCGACTATTTGA